The Scheffersomyces stipitis CBS 6054 chromosome 5, complete sequence genome contains the following window.
TACAGTCACAGTCTGACAATGAGCGATATGagcaatttcaatttgattgaTCATAAATGTATCTTATTGGAAGATGTTAATGTGAGGCACAATTATGTctaaatggctgcaaatcctgcattcataaactttacgcattggattaTAAttagaatatagaatatgccTTTAGTTTTAATAGCAGCACATTCCACATATTCAACAGAATCATCAGCCAGGGCACCATCATCAGCCAGCTTACTAGCAACAGGCAGGACAACGTCATCAATTACCGTACCGTTATCAACAATGGTATCGTCATCAGCCATGGCAGCGTCATTGGCCATGGCCACATCATCAGACAGAAGATCAGAAACAGGCAGCAACATAGAACGAACACGAATAGGTGGGGCAGACACACCCCCAGGAAAGGACACAGAGATAGACAGGATAGGCATAGACACGGTAGACAGGATAGGCATAGACACGGTAGACAGGATAGGCATAGACACGGTAGACAGGATAGGCATAGACACGGTAGACAAGGTAGACACGGTAGACAGGATAGGCATAGACACGGTAGACAGGATAGGCATAGACACGGTAGACAAGGTAGACACGGTAGAGAAGCAAAGGGGAACAACAGTTCGTTGAACGTTACAGCATTAGAACAAACAACTTTGCGAGAGTGCATTTCATAGATGAGATAAGCACGGCGAGATCCATCGTAACCTAACATCACCCCAGTGATGGCCCTTTCAGAAAACTTCAGTGGACGGTGAGATTCAGGGATATGGGCATAAGCAGCACATCCATAAGGACGGAGGTGCGCAATAACGGGGCGGATCTGGAACCAACGCTCATACGGAGACACGAACGGTGCTTGTAGCAGGGGTTGACGATTAATAAG
Protein-coding sequences here:
- a CDS encoding predicted protein, which gives rise to MPISSTVSMPISSTVSTLSTVSMPISSTVSMPISSTVSMPISSTVSMPISSISVSFPGGVSAPPIRVRSMLSPVSDLSSDDVAMANDAAMADDDTIVDNGTVIDDVVSPVASKSADDGASADDSVEYVECAAIKTKGIFYILIIIQCVKFMNAGFAAI